Genomic DNA from Halorussus rarus:
GGACGCCGCCGAGCAGGCGCTCTCGCTGCTGGAGAGCGAGGATCTGGACACCGGCCTCGCCGGGCTCCGGCTGTTCGTCCAGCAGGGCGGCTGCGCGGGCCTGTCGTACGGGATGCGCTTCGACGAGGAGCCCGAGGACGACGACACCGTCTACGAGCACCACGGCCTCCGGGTGTTCGTCGACCCCGCGAGCATGAACTACATCGAGGGCAGCGTCGTCGACTACGAGACCGGCCTCCAGGGCGCGGGCTTCCACGTCGACAACCCGAACGTCGTCAGCGAGTGCGGCTGCGGCGAGAGCTTCCGGACGTGAGTCGCGCGACTGACAACCTTCCAACGGCCACGGGGCGGTGAGCGCGGCGGCAGGGGAAGGGCTATTCTTATTTCGGCGAGGCGACTACTTCCCGTCGTGAACCAAACCGACACTGCTCTCGTCTTAAAGAGGGCCGACCGCGCCGGGTCGTCGGGCCGGCGGGCCGGCGCCCGGGCGGAACGGGAACCGAGGCGGCGAACGCGGCTGAGACGCGGCCGGAGGGCGGGATGGTAGACCTCGTCTTCTCGGCGGGACGCGTCCTCCTCGCGCTATTGCTCGTCTTCCTGAACGGGTTCTTCGTGGCCGCGGAGTTCGCCTACGTCCGCATCCGGTCGACGACCGTGGAGTCGCTCGTCGAGGAGGACGCGCCCGGCTCCGAACTGCTGCAGGAGGCCGTCCAGAACCTCGACGACTACCTCGCGGTGACCCAGCTCGGCATCACCATCTCCTCGCTCGGCCTGGGCTGGATCGGCGAACCCGCGGTGGCGGCGCTCATCGAGCCGGTGCTGGGGTCGTTTCTGCCCGAGAGCGCGGTCCACCTCGTGTCGTTCGCCGTCGGCTTCGGCTTCATCACGTTCCTCCACGTCGTGTTCGGCGAACTCGCGCCCAAGACCATCGCCATCGCCAGGGCCGAGCGAGTCTCGCTGTTCGTCGCCGCGCCGATGCGGTTCTTCTACTACATCTTCATCCCCGGGCTCGTCGTGTTCAACGGCACGGCGAACTACTTCACCCGCCTGCTCGGCATCCCGCCGGCATCCGAGACCGAGGAGACCCTCGAAGAGGAGGAGATACTGATGGTGCTGTCCCGGTCGGGGCGGAAGGGCCACATCGACAAGGAGGAGGTCGAGATGATCGAGCGCGTGTTCGAGCTCGACGACATCACCGTCCGGGAGGTCATGGTCCCGCGCCCCGACGTGGTCAGCGTCTCGGCCGACCTGCCCCTGTCGGAGCTCCGGTCGCTGATAATCGAGTCGGGCCACACCCGCTACCCGGTGCTGGACGCCGACGACGGCGACCAGGTCGTCGGGTACCTCGACGTGAAGGACGTACTGCGGGCGACCGAGGCCGGCGGGTCGGACCACGACTCCGTCACCGCGGGGGACCTCGCGCGCGACCTCCCGGTCGTCCCGGAGAGCGGGCGCATCGACGACCTGCTGGCCGAGTTCCAGAGCCAGCAGAGCCAGATGGCCGCGGTCATCGACGAGTGGGGGTCGTTCGAGGGGCTGGCGACCGTCGAGGACGTCGTCGAGCAGGTCGTCGGCGACATCAGAGACGAGTTCGACGTCGACGAGCGCGAGCCGTCCATCGACCGGCGCGCCGACGGGACGTACGCCGTCGACGGCGGCGTCGCCATCTCGGAAGTCAACGACGAGCTCGACGCGGCGTTTGAGCCCGGAGACTTCGGGACGATCGGCGGGCTGGTGCTCGACCGCCTCGGCCGCGCTCCGGAGGTCGGCGACGCCATCGAGGTCGACGGCTACCGCCTCGAAGTCGAACGGGTCCACGGCGCCCGAATCTCGACGGTCGTCGTCCGCGAGACCGGCGCCGAGGAGACGCCGACCAGCGAGTCGTAGTCGCGGCTCGCAGGCGTTACCCTTCGCCTGCGCCGTTCGCTCCGCCGTCTCTGCCTTCGAATCGCTTCCGGACGCTCTCGGCGTGCGCCTCCAGACCCTCCGCTTCCGCCAGCGTCGTGATCGTCTCCGAGAGGTCGCCGAGCGCCCCCTCGTCCAGTCGCTGGACCGTGGTCGAGCGCAGGAACGTGTCGACCGACAGCCCGCCGGTGAGCTTCGCCAGCCCGTTGGTCGGCAGCACGTGGTTGGTCCCGCTCGCGTAGTCGCCGGCCGCTACCGGGGTGTACGGCCCGAGGAAGACGCTGCCGGCGCTGTCGATGCGCTCTAAGATCTCCTCGTCGTCGTCGGCCTGGATCGAGAGGTGCTCGGCCGCGTACTCCTCGGCGAACAGGATGGCCTCGCTGGGCGAGCGCGCGAGCAGGACGCCGCTCTCGTCGCTCTCGAGCGCCTCGCGGGCGACGTCGGCGCGCTCGCGCTCGGGGAGCTGGCGGTCGAGCTCGTCGACGATCCCCTCGGCGGTCGCCTCGTCGTCGGTCACCGCCACGACCGAGGCCTCCGCGTCGTGCTCGGCCTGCGCGAGCAGGTCGGCGGCGACGAGCTGCGGGTCGGCGGTCTCGTCGGCCACGACCAGCAGTTCGCTCGGGCCGGCGAGGAAGTCGATGGCCACGTCGCCCTGCACCTCGGCCTTCGCCGCGGTGACCCACTTGTTTCCCGGACCGACCACCTTCTGGACCCGGTCGATCTGCTCGGTGCCGTAGGCGAGCGCGGCGACCGCCTGCGCGCCGCCGACGTTGAACACCCGGTCGGCGCCCGCGGCGTGGATGGCGGCCAGCGTCGCGGGGTTGAGCTCCTCGGCGGGCGGGGTGGCGACCGCGACCTGGTCGACGCCCGCGACCTTCGCCGGCACGACGCCCATCAGCGCGCTGGAGGGGTAGGCCGCGGCGCCGCCGGGGACGTACACCCCGACGCGCTCGATGGGGCGGAACCGCCGGCCGAGCTCCCGGCCCTCGGCGAACTCCCGTCGCCAGTCCTCCGGAAGCTGTGCCTCGTGGAACTCCCTGACGTTCTCTGCGGCGGTCTCTATGGCCTCGCGAACCTCGTCGTCGACCTCGTCGTAGGCCCGCTCGGCCTCGTCGGTGACGTCGAGGTTGCCGACGGAGACGCCGTCGAACTCCTCGCAGAACTCCCGGACCGCCACGTCGCCCTCCTCGCGCACGCGGGCGACGATGTCGCGCACGTCGTCGCGGACCGCCTCGACGCCGGCGTCGCGGTCGAACAGCGCCCGCCGGTCGTCGGGCCCGAGGTCGGCCAGTGTTCGCACGTTCATGCCACCCGCTTCGGAGCGCGGGCGAAAAACGGTTTCCTTCCGGGCGGCGCGCCGCCGGAGACGAGCGCCCGCTCGAACGTCGCTGGGGCGACCGCCGGATCCGGCCGCTCCGACGGCCGCTCGACCGGCCCGGAGGCGACCGCGTTCTTCGAGACCGCCGAGGAGTAATCGCTCGACTCCGGCGGGTTTATTCCCGCGTTGGCGGAAGTGAGGGCGTGGTCTCCGAATCGGACGGGTCGCCCGCGCGCGGCGCCGACGGTACGTCCGGGGAGTGCGAGCCGCCGACCCGGTGCGGCGAGTCACTCGACCGCAACGACGCGACCGGACCGACCGCCGACGGAACGGACGCGGTCGAGGCCCGCCTCGAGGACGCGCTGGAACGGGTCGCCCACGGCGCGACCGTCTCGGTGCCGGCCATCCTGCTCCAGCGCGGGCTCGCGCTGGCGTTCACGGCGGTCCTGACGAACGGATTTGCCGCGAGCGCCTACGGCGCGTTCGCGCTGGCCCGGCGCCTCCAGCGGTACCTCCGGCGGCTGGCGCTGGGGTTCCGGAGCGGGCTGAGCCGCTTTCTCCCCAACGCCGAGTCGGCGGCCGAGCGCGACGCGCTCGCCACGTTCGCGGCCCTGCTGCTGGTCGGCGTCTCCGTCGCGTTCGGGGCGGCGCTGTTCGCGGCGGCGCCGCTGGCGACCGAGGTGGCCGGCGAGGGGCCGCAGTTCCAGCTCCTCCTGCGCGTCTTCGCGCTCGGTCTCCCCGCGGGCGTGTGGCTGTTCACCGTGACGGAGGTGCTCCGCGGGCTCGAAGCGGTCGGCCCGCTCAACCTCGCGCTCCGGGTCGGCTTCCCGACCGCCCAGCTGATCGCCGGCGCGGTCGCGACGTACGTCCTCCAGGACCTCGTGCTGGCGGCGGTCGGCGTCGTGCTCGCCACGGGGGCGGTCGGCGTCGCGGCCGCGGTCTGGGTCGCCCGCGAACGTGGATTCAGGCCCCGGCTCCGCGGGGCCGAGGCGCGGCGGCTCCGCCGGAAGTACCTCCGGTTCACGTTGCCGCTGTTCGTCGGCGGGTTCGCCACGACGACCCAGC
This window encodes:
- the hisD gene encoding histidinol dehydrogenase, coding for MNVRTLADLGPDDRRALFDRDAGVEAVRDDVRDIVARVREEGDVAVREFCEEFDGVSVGNLDVTDEAERAYDEVDDEVREAIETAAENVREFHEAQLPEDWRREFAEGRELGRRFRPIERVGVYVPGGAAAYPSSALMGVVPAKVAGVDQVAVATPPAEELNPATLAAIHAAGADRVFNVGGAQAVAALAYGTEQIDRVQKVVGPGNKWVTAAKAEVQGDVAIDFLAGPSELLVVADETADPQLVAADLLAQAEHDAEASVVAVTDDEATAEGIVDELDRQLPERERADVAREALESDESGVLLARSPSEAILFAEEYAAEHLSIQADDDEEILERIDSAGSVFLGPYTPVAAGDYASGTNHVLPTNGLAKLTGGLSVDTFLRSTTVQRLDEGALGDLSETITTLAEAEGLEAHAESVRKRFEGRDGGANGAGEG
- a CDS encoding lipopolysaccharide biosynthesis protein, whose product is MVSESDGSPARGADGTSGECEPPTRCGESLDRNDATGPTADGTDAVEARLEDALERVAHGATVSVPAILLQRGLALAFTAVLTNGFAASAYGAFALARRLQRYLRRLALGFRSGLSRFLPNAESAAERDALATFAALLLVGVSVAFGAALFAAAPLATEVAGEGPQFQLLLRVFALGLPAGVWLFTVTEVLRGLEAVGPLNLALRVGFPTAQLIAGAVATYVLQDLVLAAVGVVLATGAVGVAAAVWVARERGFRPRLRGAEARRLRRKYLRFTLPLFVGGFATTTQRLGFYPLIAVFLSSVAGGVFAVGVLLGTLVRLPLMGINQFIPPVAAALNEEGHREALQRLYHVTSRLVLIGVTGLAVPVIVYRESVMGLFGPTYVQYAPLLPGFILAQYAACAAGSVGILLTMTDHQRALLVVNVAITTGLAIIAVPLTSQFGLTGLVVSYVLMLTVNNGLEVAVLYRLEGLQPFTRRHARPLVAAVPLAAVALGVRFAVPGVAAPVLGTAGGLAAYAKTLQALGFTRVERRLGATLVRRYRESLSRDWASAFG
- a CDS encoding HesB/IscA family protein, whose amino-acid sequence is MSTDTAPDDAGPEIEVTEDAAEQALSLLESEDLDTGLAGLRLFVQQGGCAGLSYGMRFDEEPEDDDTVYEHHGLRVFVDPASMNYIEGSVVDYETGLQGAGFHVDNPNVVSECGCGESFRT
- a CDS encoding hemolysin family protein, which codes for MVDLVFSAGRVLLALLLVFLNGFFVAAEFAYVRIRSTTVESLVEEDAPGSELLQEAVQNLDDYLAVTQLGITISSLGLGWIGEPAVAALIEPVLGSFLPESAVHLVSFAVGFGFITFLHVVFGELAPKTIAIARAERVSLFVAAPMRFFYYIFIPGLVVFNGTANYFTRLLGIPPASETEETLEEEEILMVLSRSGRKGHIDKEEVEMIERVFELDDITVREVMVPRPDVVSVSADLPLSELRSLIIESGHTRYPVLDADDGDQVVGYLDVKDVLRATEAGGSDHDSVTAGDLARDLPVVPESGRIDDLLAEFQSQQSQMAAVIDEWGSFEGLATVEDVVEQVVGDIRDEFDVDEREPSIDRRADGTYAVDGGVAISEVNDELDAAFEPGDFGTIGGLVLDRLGRAPEVGDAIEVDGYRLEVERVHGARISTVVVRETGAEETPTSES